From one Aspergillus fumigatus Af293 chromosome 8, whole genome shotgun sequence genomic stretch:
- a CDS encoding tellurite-resistance/dicarboxylate transporter family protein — translation MFNDHDHVPPTSSQSDSGFFEQEMKKSPRLSLRERLRHFTWAWYTLTMSTGGLALLIASQPYTFNGMKGIGMVVYILNLLLFALVCSLMVLRFVLHGGFLDSLRHPREGLFFPTFWLSIATIITGLHRYFGSDDLESYLIALEVLFWVYCSCTLATAVIQYSFLFAAHSYGLQTMMPSWILPAFPIMLSGTIASVISESQPARSAIPIITAGVTFQGLGFSISFIMYAHYIGRLMQSGLPCREHRPAMFICVGPPSFTALALVGMAKGLPDEFKIIKDAHVEDARILELMAIIVGVFLWALSLWFFFIAFVAVVRCRPTAFHLSWWAMVFPNTGFTLATITLGRALGSPGVLGVGSAMSVGVVCMWVFVFVYHIRAVIRQDIMYPGKDEDVLD, via the coding sequence ATGTTCAacgatcatgatcatgttcCACCAACATCATCACAGTCGGATTCTGGCTTTTTTGAACAAGAAATGAAGAAATCTCCTCGACTAAGCCTTCGTGAGCGCCTACGGCACTTCACCTGGGCGTGGTATACCTTGACGATGAGTACCGGTGGACTGGCTCTTCTGATTGCTAGTCAGCCGTATACCTTCAATGGCATGAAGGGCATCGGGATGGTCGTTTATATCCTCAATCTTCTGTTATTCGCTCTTGTCTGTTCTTTGATGGTGCTGAGATTCGTTTTGCATGGCGGTTTCCTTGACAGCTTGCGCCACCCTCGCGAGGGTCTCTTCTTCCCTACCTTCTGGCTATCCATTGCAACGATCATCACTGGCTTGCATCGTTACTTCGGCTCCGACGACCTAGAGTCGTACCTCATCGCACTCGAAGTCCTCTTCTGGGTCTACTGTAGTTGCACCCTCGCCACAGCTGTGATCCAGTACTCATTCCTCTTTGCCGCCCACTCCTACGGCCTGCAGACAATGATGCCATCATGGATCCTACCAGCCTTCCCCATCATGCTCAGCGGAACCATCGCCTCGGTCATCAGCGAATCCCAGCCCGCGCGATCCGCGATCCCCATCATCACTGCCGGCGTTACCTTCCAGGGCCTCGGCTTCTCAATCAGCTTCATAATGTACGCCCACTACATCGGCCGACTCATGCAGTCAGGGCTTCCCTGCCGCGAACACAGACCAGCCATGTTCATTTGCGTGGGGCCTCCGTCTTTCACCGCGTTGGCGCTAGTAGGGATGGCCAAGGGCCTGCCCGACGAATTCAAGATAATCAAAGACGCACACGTCGAGGACGCCCGGATCCTCGAGCTGATGGCTATTATCGTCGGCGTGTTCCTGTGGGCCCTGAGTCtctggttcttcttcattgccTTTGTTGCTGTCGTCCGGTGCCGGCCCACTGCGTTCCACCTTAGCTGGTGGGCCATGGTCTTCCCCAACACTGGGTTCACGCTGGCCACTATTACCCTGGGGAGGGCATTGGGGAGCCCTGGCGTCTTGGGCGTCGGCTCGGCCATGTCGGTCGGTGTTGTCTGCATGTGGGTCTTCGTTTTCGTCTACCACATTCGTGCTGTCATCAGGCAAGACATCATGTACCCGGGCAAAGACGAGGATGTGCTAGATTAA
- a CDS encoding CAP-Gly domain containing linker protein BIK1: MAPLDDIQVGDVVNVPGGMYGTVRYLGSVAGKQGRFAGIELAPEHAKRGKNNGDVEGRKYFKTTVPGSGIFVPMNNNRYVTKRSSTSAPTVTTAPPTPSRPINFSKSVGPSPAVPRPRVRRPSLPRPESPRGPPPSKLSLAGLRTPSTASRAGPSPNGYPRSPVKAPSRASDRTPSRMSMDDDLSSVRTSDFHRSSMASEVQELKDQIKSLEKQLLDRDKQLEEQANTLAEFQRTIEDLEGSDALSIRAQLREKNERIAQLTAEFDLHRADFRSTLDTLEIAASETERVYEQRLDELMQQNKELQDRGEDVEAVARQLKQLEELVSELEEGLEDARRGEAEARAEVEFLRGEVERTKLELKKEREHSSAMLREAHSGGDGGRQYSKELDQKDDEIRGLKAIIHSLSRGDPNFPGLQNGLASSRQDHDSEHIARLEQRIQEFEHATESKNYRIEELERELQQLRLSNESRTRSSTISAPAPPHKPSNSAGYVGTANTINHAHRLSDRTVVPNDWQEQPHGENQYQPFGSHHRGASNSSRHRLETMHESDGRSDDGNSLWCEICETGGHDILSCTNILGAETKNEHVRPVEQSHHEASVDSKSTPGTSIAGESSPLKDEVSATPQKTGRDAVLEGLKGISGGLTASMAPVAGKASGVIDETKWCALCERDGHESIDCPFDE, from the coding sequence ATGGCGCCTCTCGACGATATCCAGGTTGGCGACGTTGTGAACGTTCCCGGGGGCATGTATGGGACGGTCCGCTACCTGGGCAGCGTTGCCGGAAAACAAGGCAGGTTCGCTGGGATCGAACTGGCTCCGGAGCACGCCAAGAGAGGCAAGAACAATGGAGATGTGGAAGGAAGAAAGTATTTCAAGACCACTGTCCCTGGTTCCGGCATCTTTGTTCCCATGAACAACAATCGCTATGTCACGAAGCGATCCTCCACATCCGCCCCTACTGTGACCACCGCCCCTCCGACGCCTTCGCGACCGATCAATTTCAGCAAATCTGTCGGTCCCAGTCCTGCAGTACCTCGTCCACGAGTAAGACGACCCTCTTTACCTCGCCCTGAGTCGCCGCGTGGTCCGCCTCCCTCCAAGCTTAGCCTTGCCGGTCTTCGTACTCCATCCACCGCTTCTCGAGCAGGGCCGAGTCCCAATGGCTATCCTCGAAGTCCGGTTAAAGCTCCGTCTCGCGCATCCGATAGGACTCCCTCCCGCATGAGCATGGACGATGACTTGTCCTCAGTCAGGACTTCCGACTTCCATCGCAGCTCGATGGCGTCGGAGGTGCAGGAATTGAAAGATCAGATCAAGAGCCTGGAAAAGCAACTACTGGATCGCGATAAGCAACTAGAGGAACAGGCAAATACACTTGCAGAATTCCAAAGGACAATTGAGGACCTAGAAGGCTCGGATGCTCTGTCCATCAGGGCCCAGCTGCGGGAGAAGAATGAGAGGATTGCTCAGTTGACAGCAGAATTCGATCTACATCGAGCCGACTTCAGAAGCACCCTTGATACGCTAGAGATAGCCGCGTCCGAGACCGAGCGGGTCTACGAGCAGCGCCTGGACGAACTCATGCAGCAGAATAAAGAGCTACAAGACCGAGGGGAGGATGTCGAGGCCGTTGCCAGGCAGCTGAAGCAGTTGGAAGAGCTGGTTTCGGAGCTAGAAGAGGGCCTGGAAGACGCAAGACGTGGCGAGGCGGAAGCGCGGGCTGAGGTCGAGTTTCTACGAGGAGAGGTGGAAAGAACAAAGCTTGAGCTGAAAAAAGAGCGCGAACATTCCAGCGCCATGTTGAGGGAAGCCCATTCAGGCGGAGACGGAGGCCGGCAGTACTCGAAGGAACTAGACCAGAAAGACGACGAGATCCGCGGCCTcaaagccatcatccatTCATTGAGCAGGGGCGACCCGAACTTCCCTGGCCTTCAGAATGGGCTTGCAAGTTCTCGACAGGACCATGATTCCGAACACATCGCTCGTCTGGAACAGCGTATTCAGGAATTTGAGCATGCAACCGAGAGCAAGAACTATCGCATTGAGGAGCTTGAGCGCGAGTTACAGCAGTTGCGGCTTAGCAACGAAAGCCGTACTCGCAGCTCCACGATCAGCGCTCCAGCGCCTCCCCATAAACCATCGAACTCTGCTGGATATGTCGGGACCGCGAACACTATCAACCATGCTCATCGACTGTCTGACCGCACAGTGGTCCCTAATGACTGGCAAGAGCAACCTCATGGTGAAAATCAGTATCAGCCGTTTGGCTCGCACCACCGAGGAGCTTCGAACTCCTCGCGCCACCGTTTGGAGACCATGCATGAGTCCGATGGCCGCTCTGATGATGGCAATTCCTTGTGGTGTGAGATTTGCGAAACCGGCGGTCACGATATTCTGAGCTGCACGAACATCCTTGGTGCCGAAACCAAGAACGAGCATGTACGCCCCGTTGAGCAGTCACACCACGAGGCTTCTGTGGACAGCAAGTCGACCCCCGGGACTTCCATCGCCGGAGAATCCTCTCCGTTAAAGGACGAGGTTAGCGCCACCCCTCAAAAGACAGGACGAGACGCCGTCCTGGAGGGGCTGAAGGGTATCAGTGGAGGTCTCACCGCTTCTATGGCTCCTGTTGCAGGGAAGGCTAGTGGAGTGATTGATGAAACGAAGTGGTGTGCCCTCTGTGAGAGGGACGGTCATGAAAGCATTGATTGCCCTTTTGATGAGTGA
- the bna1 gene encoding 3-hydroxyanthranilate 3,4-dioxygenase yields the protein MLPPALNIPKWLEENSHLLQPPVNNYCVYHPSSPATAGYTVMIVGGPNARTDYHINTTPEFFYQYRGSMLLKTVDTSVSPPVFQDIPIHEGSIFLLPANTPHCPVRFKDTVGVVMEQPRPKDAVDTMLWFCKKCGEVVWEKRFVCTDLGTQVKEVVEEFAADQEKRTCKACGTIAETRYQEGEVVQPPRFLE from the exons ATGCTGCCCCCAGCTCTGAATATCCCGAAATG GCTCGAAGAAAACTCGCATCTCCTTCAGCCACCGGTGAATAATTACTGCGTCTATcacccctcctcccccgcGACAGCCGGATACACGGTCATGATCGTTGGGGGACCAAATGCCCGCACGGACTATCATATCAACACGACCCCAGAATTCTTCTATCAGTATCGAGGCTCTATGCTTCTAAAGACAGTTGATACGTCAGTCTCTCCTCCTGTCTTCCAGGATATCCCCATCCATGAAGGATCGATCTTCCTCCTGCCCGCCAACACCCCGCACTGCCCTGTCCGGTTCAAGGACACTGTTGGTGTGGTGATGGAACAGCCTCGGCCCAAAGATGCGGTTGATACGATGCTGTGGTTCTGCAAGAAGTGCGGGGAGGTTGTCTGGGAGAAGCGGTTTGTGTGTACGGATTTGGGGACACAGGtgaaggaggtggtggaggaatTTGCTGCTGATCAGGAGAAGCGGACTTGCAAGGCATGTGGGACCATTGCTGAAACGAGATATCAGGAAGGCGAGGTTGTACAGCCGCCTAGGTTTCTGGAGTGA
- a CDS encoding RNA 3'-terminal phosphate cyclase-like protein — translation MATTSQPPLRFTGHKNFVNRLVFSTLTGRAVHISQIRPSSPTNPGLAPHEISFLRLLEAVTNGSQIEISYTGTIVVYKPGLITGGIAGNGVTTGGVIRHELPAGCTRGVSYFLIPLCLLAPFSKAPIKVLFTGPGVITSATPTGDMSVDSVRTAILPLYNQFGIFNNIELRVLRRSNPGPNGRGGGGEVQLVFGHQVRLPKTLHLMNPGRVKKVRGVAYSVGVSASNNARMIDVARGILNPLVPDTYIFSDVSSAPLVPDRNNPSAKKKIGLGFGLSLVAESSTGCLYSADVASPPAGGQAPEDIGKQCAYQLLETISKGGCVAPAAASTMLGLMTMGSEDVGRLQFGREVIADESIIQLARDLAKFGAPGWGLRDATGENEQGDVIVSVVGRGIGNVGRKVA, via the coding sequence ATGGCGACAACATCTCAGCCTCCCCTTCGGTTTACCGGCCACAAGAATTTCGTAAACCGATTGGTCTTTTCAACCTTGACCGGTCGCGCAGTCCATATCTCCCAAATCCGTCCTTCGTCTCCCACGAATCCCGGTCTTGCTCCCCACGAAATCTCGTTTCTGCGTCTCTTGGAAGCTGTCACAAATGGCTCTCAGATAGAAATTTCATACACGGGAACCATCGTTGTTTACAAGCCTGGTCTGATCACTGGAGGCATTGCAGGCAACGGGGTCACCACCGGAGGTGTTATTCGGCATGAGCTCCCGGCAGGATGCACTCGAGGCGTCAGCTACTTCTTAATACCTCTTTGTCTCCTCGCGCCATTCTCTAAGGCGCCGATCAAGGTCCTCTTCACTGGTCCTGGCGTTATTACATCCGCCACACCCACTGGGGACATGTCCGTGGACAGCGTCCGCACTGCAATCCTTCCGCTTTACAACCAGTTCGGTATCTTCAACAACATCGAACTTCGTGTTCTCCGCCGGTCTAACCCCGGACCGAACGGCAGGGGAGGCGGTGGAGAGGTTCAGTTAGTTTTCGGTCACCAAGTACGCCTTCCGAAAACACTGCACTTGATGAACCCGGGCAGAGTCAAGAAGGTTCGTGGCGTGGCGTACTCGGTGGGTGTTTCAGCCTCCAACAATGCCAGGATGATTGATGTAGCTCGTGGCATTCTCAATCCTCTCGTTCCCGACACCTACATTTTCTCCGATGTGTCGTCTGCGCCGCTGGTCCCTGACAGGAACAACCCATccgcaaagaagaagatcggtCTTGGATTCGGTTTGTCCCTGGTCGCGGAGTCTTCGACTGGCTGCTTGTACTCCGCTGACGTCGCCTCGCCACCTGCGGGTGGGCAGGCACCGGAGGATATTGGAAAGCAATGTGCCTACCAGCTTCTGGAAACTATCTCAAAAGGCGGATGCGTTGCCCCGGCTGCAGCTTCCACCATGCTGGGCTTGATGACTATGGGGTCGGAGGACGTTGGTCGACTTCAATTTGGACGGGAAGTGATTGCCGATGAGAGCATCATCCAGCTGGCTAGAGATTTGGCCAAGTTTGGTGCCCCCGGTTGGGGTCTACGAGATGCCACTGGTGAGAACGAGCAAGGGGACGTTATCGTGAGCGTGGTTGGACGAGGTATCGGTAACGTTGGTCGGAAGGTTGCTTGA